In a single window of the Nicotiana tomentosiformis chromosome 8, ASM39032v3, whole genome shotgun sequence genome:
- the LOC104118269 gene encoding uncharacterized protein, with amino-acid sequence MMMKVGDQVEEFNVYKALRFPAHYEELSMIFVVESDATSSVPYMSPIDPLERALISDEEDSEDEMMGEIEKVIDMSCIYVHGFGRFEELERLVTPTPPKSSIEEAPKLELKPLPVHMCYAYLGNSETLPMIISSSLTNVQEEKLFRVLREHKKAIGWTIADIKGISPSFCMHKIFLEDGHNPSVEQQRILNAIMKEVVKKEVIKWLYAGIIFPVSDSNWIVICLEDQEKTTFTCPYGTFSFKHMSFGLCNAPSIFQRCMMAIFTDMVENFVESLWMIFQSLGLLMITEGIVLGHNVSRSGIEVDKVKVEAVEKLPPPIYVKGVRSFLGNAGFYRRFIKDFSKISTPLCKLLEEDVTFNFDDTFLKAFDEIKKTLVAAPIIVAPD; translated from the exons ATGATGATGAAAGTTGGTGATCAAGTGGAGGAATTCAATGTGTATAAAGCACTCAGATTTCCAGCCCACTATGAAGAGCTATCCATGATTTTTGTGGTGGAAAGTGATGCTACGTCATCGGTTCCTTATATGAGCCCCATAGATCCTCTTGAACGAGCTTTGATTAGTGATGAAGAAGACAGTGAAGATGAAATGATGGGAGAAATTGAGAAAGTAATTGACATGTCTTGCATTTATGTCCATGGGTTTGGGAGATTTGAGGAGTTGGAAAGGCTTGTCACTCCAACCCCTCCTAAGTCAtctattgaagaagctccaaagctAGAACTTAAGCCCCTTCCAGTGCATATGTGCTATGCTTATTTGGGGAACTCTGAGACATTGCCAATGATTATCTCATCTAGCTTGACTAATGTACAAGAAGAAAAATTGTTCAGAGTACTTCGCGAACATaaaaaggctattgggtggacaattGCTGACATCAAGGGAATCAGTCcatcattttgcatgcataaaataTTCCTGGAAGATGGACACAACCCCAGTGTTGAGCAGCAAAGGATATTAAATGCCATCATGAAAGAGGTCGTGAAGAAGGAAGTAATCAAGTGGCTCTATGCAGGTATCATCTTTCCTGTCTCGGACAGCAACTGG ATCGTCATATGCCTAGAGGATCAGGAGAAGACCACTTTTACTTGTCCTTATGGCACTTTCTCCTTCAAGCATATGTcgtttggtctttgtaatgcaccatCCATTTTCCAGAGAtgcatgatggctattttcaccgatatggtggaaaaCTTTGTGGaatctttatggatgatttttcagtCTTTGGGTCTTCTTATGATAACT GAAGGCATCGTGTTGGGTCACAATGTGTCTAGAAGtggcattgaagttgataaggtGAAGGTGGAGGCGGTTGAAAAATTACCTCCACCCATTTATGTGAAGGgtgtccggagtttcttgggaaACGCGGGGTTCTATCGGCGCTTTATAAAggatttttcaaaaatatctaCTCCTTTGTGCAAGTTGCTTGAAGAGGACGTAACTTTCAATTTTGATGACACCTTCCTCAAGGCATTTGACGAGATCAAAAAGACATTGGTGGCTGCCCCTATTATTGTGGCACCGGATTAG